One genomic segment of Hemibagrus wyckioides isolate EC202008001 linkage group LG08, SWU_Hwy_1.0, whole genome shotgun sequence includes these proteins:
- the si:ch211-132p1.2 gene encoding proteinase-activated receptor 4, whose amino-acid sequence MALLVSSSCMVSFVLLFIASLALISSTDAETPTCSPSLLGVRAFRVIYHRCNTTISEKDKKDLQAATTVLLVPLLYLVSFVFGFPANLLALWVLIFRTKKFPSTILLVNLTCCDLLLLLMLPFRIIYHFQGNNWMFGEGSCRVIIALLYGNMYGSVICLALIAVDRYVALVHPFGAKTLRSRKTSILMSVVVWVTVVIATVPLLTSRQSYFINNLSITTCHDTLPDDNQNYLVLYFYMLFFLCFLLPLCVVVFCYGAILRTLVAAGTRYAHATRVTALVLVVFIVCLLPSNVLLLMHYSKWLYSSKSTKNYDEGEEDDRISHSYNRLYVPYMISLAISTFNSCIDPFIFYYVSEDFREKARSLICCSKNFHEASSGSSSGTMRSKVTLLSMTGKTKGVSENGGAKS is encoded by the coding sequence GAGTTCGCGCGTTTAGAGTCATATACCATAGATGCAACACAACAATTTCTGAAAAGGACAAGAAGGATCTCCAAGCAGCCACCACGGTTCTCCTGGTTCCTCTTCTCTACCTGGTCTCTTTTGTGTTCGGTTTCCCTGCTAACCTTCTGGCTCTATGGGTTCTTATCTTCCGCACAAAAAAGTTTCCCTCCACCATTCTGTTAGTGAACCTCACCTGCTGTGACCTTCTGCTTCTCCTCATGCTTCCCTTTCGCATCATCTACCACTTCCAGGGGAACAACTGGATGTTTGGAGAAGGATCCTGCCGCGTGATAATCGCTCTGTTGTATGGAAACATGTATGGCTCGGTCATTTGCCTGGCGCTCATCGCAGTGGACCGCTACGTGGCTCTGGTGCATCCGTTCGGTGCCAAAACGCTACGGAGTCGCAAGACGTCCATTCTGATGAGCGTGGTGGTGTGGGTCACAGTGGTGATCGCAACTGTTCCTTTGCTAACATCGCGCCAATCTTACTTCATAAACAATCTGTCCATTACGACCTGCCACGACACTCTTCCTGACGATAATCAGAACTACCttgtgctgtatttttacatgCTCTTCTTCCTCTGCTTTCTTCTCCCGTTGTGTGTGGTGGTTTTCTGCTACGGCGCCATACTGCGCACACTAGTGGCCGCTGGCACTCGCTACGCCCACGCGACCCGCGTCACGGCACTGGTGCTGGTGGTTTTCATCGTCTGCCTGCTTCCCAGTAACGTGCTCCTGCTCATGCACTACTCCAAATGGTTGTACTCGTCTAAGAGCACGAAGAATTACGATGAAGGTGAAGAAGATGACAGAATATCTCACAGCTACAATCGACTCTATGTGCCGTACATGATCAGTCTCGCTATCAGCACCTTCAACAGCTGCATCGACCCCTTTATCTTCTACTACGTCTCAGAGGACTTTCGAGAAAAAGCCAGATCGTTGATATGCTGCTCGAAAAACTTCCATGAAGCCTCTTCTGGAAGCTCCTCAGGCACCatgaggtcaaaggtcacactGCTGTCTATGACAGGAAAAACTAAAGGAGTTTCGGAAAACGGTGGAGCAAAATCCTAA